ATCATCTACTAAAATCTACCAAACGGGAATTGAAACTGGGTCTGTTTTTCTTAGCTCTCCCCATTTACTATTCATGTGTTGTCAATACAAAAAACCTTTGACCATGTATCTTGATGTATatataagaagaaaaaaaacatatatcaATTGAGATCTTGTTGGATTCGTTTCGTTATGTTTTTTCAATATATCAAGCGTTTATCACTTTTACTAATGCATAATCCAAGATATTAGTGGTCAAACTAATTCCTTGGAGATAGCGTAGAATGTAAGTGGGCAGAAGTCAGGAAATTAGAGAGAGTGATACTTGAAAAGTATTTGAGCGTCTCACATTTTCACTCTTAGACATTTGAGTCTCAAAAAAAAACACTGATAAAAGATTTTTGAGCCTTAATTAGAGACTTATTTCCAAACTGCATATTCAATGGAGATCCAAAAGCTTCATATTTGAAGTGATGACTAATTGGTATAAAATGCCATAATTCTTGACTATCATATCAATATATTAGTGAACACGAgtttttgtttctttaatttatGACAGCCCATATTTGCTGGTTTGAACAGACAAATCATGAGGCCAACTAACTGTTTATACCCAGTATTACTGAGTACGTACGATAGTATTATAATTTACAAGTTTTGAAGAGTAAAGTTTTAGATGGGGACTCTGGTCTAAACAAGGATTATCACAGGCAATTATACTAGTGAGTTTGAAGGCAAATTACAAGCATGACAGATGACTACATGAGTATGAAGAAAACCAAAGCGATCTGATCAACATTTCAGCAATTTTGAAAAGTAGTGTCATACAAATCTAAAACATCACTATAAGCAACAACCTCGTTTTCAATAAACTTTGCAACAAGAAATTCCACAATCATGCAAGAAAAGACACAAATCAAGCAACATGTGCATACTACTTAGCTGCAATGAGGAGAGACCAGAGTCTCCATGAAGCTCCCTCTTACACTAAAACCACCTTGAATGCCATCAACTACAATATCCTTTAAAGTTTCATCTTCTGAATTGTAAATTGCCAATTTCTCATCAGTACTGTCCTCATGCATCACCAACACCATTTGTTTCTTCTTATACAAACATATTGGCCTAAACGATGAGTCTGTGTCATCATTGATAAAGATTTTAGTCCAAGATTCCTGGACACCATATTTTTTCATCATCCAAGCATCCATTATTGACATTCATCCAAGAATTCAGGGAACCCACAAAGATACCCACCAAGGGCCACCAGTTTATCGAACACTAAGTCTTCAACTTCATCATCAAAATCACCCACCACATACTTGTCACTATCAACCAAACTAGGAAGTGGCACTTCACGAAACTTCTCTTCCCTTAGATCAAATGCTGCAATAACACATGAGTCATCTGTAGTCCTTCTAGCCAGCCAATGGATACTCCCATCAACAAAAACGCCTGCTGTAGAATCACTGATAGTATGATCATATGGAGAACTGTCAACTCTCTTCCAAGTACCATTTCCAACTGAATAAACATCAACAAACATCTCATTACAACCAGGTTCAATCTCATTATGAGTGGCATAATGAGAAATCATAACAACCCTATAATCATCTCTAACTAAATCATACCCAAGTCCATACATGGTGAAACAAGTACGAGGATCAAGAGCATAAGGCGAGCTTGGCAGTTGCTTAAATTCCCGTGTTGTTGGATTGATCAGAAACAACTTCTTTCGATTATAATCCCGCTTTAAGATCAACCCATCACAAGAACCAATGAACCATATAGAGAATCTGATGGATAAAAGCGATGATcgtcaaaagtgagttttgtaGCAAAACAAGTCATTTTGTCGAACAGGTGGTGGGCATTGTTCAACTGGGTAGAATACGAGTTAATAGGATCATGGGAAATAAGGATGAGTGATTCCTCTGTTGTTGGGTGTTGTTTGGTTAGATTGAGATGGGATTTGATGAATTGGGATTGGGTTAGAAGATAATTCCACCGATTTGAGACACAACGAAATTGGCCAACGGATTTAGCAGGAAGCCTCAAGAAAACCTCAACTATCATCTCTTCTGGAAGCATATGCGATTGTTCTTCTTGTTCCATCTTTTTTGCAGACATTTTGTACAATTCAAGATGCTATAACTAGCGACAGAGTTACTCAATTCGGTTCCTATTATATAGGGGTGTGGATTCGGACACGGATCCGGTTTGGGACGTTTCGTGTTGAAGTGgtttaatttatgaaattttaataGAACTAAAATACATTTGTAACTACTCCTAGTATTTTTTCGAGGGAAGTTTATACTTCGTACTATTGAAAAACCGAAACCATTAACATTCACGTGTCTCCCCTCTAGAGCATTCATTTGCTCTAGAATATTTTTCCCAACATTCATTTGCTCCAGGCCTTGTTTTAACGAATATTAGATATATAGCTAATTTTAAACCAGCTTTCAATCTTTCTCATTTATCGACAATCGTTGAAttacataatttcataaatatttgTAATTTACGATTACGGACATTTTTTACATCAATGTTTATAATTACATTATTTCATAAATTTGGGTGATAAAGAGTTCTTACTGCTAATCACATGCATTATCCTTCAAAAAAAAGTTGACTATCATCTAATTGAAATTTGGTTTTCACTATCTTGGGCTTGCTGGAGCTGAGATTTGGGCCCCGAGATTATGAGTTCCATAGAGGGTTTTCGTTTGAGAGGTATTTGAATATTTCCTTCTAAAGTGGGTCTCACCGAGGGGCCCGAACAGGTGTATTCTAAATCAAACGGgccctaaaaataaaatagacaaaataaaataatcacCTAATGTGTTGATGTCAACTATCGTAGTTGGTAAAGTTTTGAAGGGATGATACCCAAGACATAGGATCGAATCCCTCTACATCATTTGTCGTCTTACCCTTTGTAGCTctcttgccaaaaaaaaaaagtcaaaattaaaaatttgccCTTTGAAATATCATTACGTAACAAATCTGCGATTAATTTGGAAATAGacttattttcattttcattttcattttcattttcattttagtCTTAGTTTTATTGTATACTTTAGAACTTCACTTAACTTACACAGTTACAgtagtacggagtaatattCTGACTGCAGAAACAATATTCACTACCGCATCCGCCACACCACCGCAACAAACGCTCATCACCGGGCTGTTTCTCAAAGTAATTGTTTTCATTcccttttttaattaattgaattcCTACATTTTCGATGTTAAGTTTTATGTTTGATTTGTGAAATTGTTTTTGTTCAACTTGCTTTTGTGTTTGATCTTAATTTTTAGcaattctttattaaaaaaattcaattgcCAATTTGATTGATTAGTTTGATAGATCATTGAATTAATTGCCAAAGATCTGTTAGTTTGAAATTTTGTACGAAATCAATTGATGTATGCCGATTAGGGTTTTGTTAAAAAGTAAATTTAATCAAAGATGAACTCAATTCCTACTTTATGATTTGTTGATCATGTTTTCATTATCTAAGTACATAGATTTTGTATGCAGCTGGTCAACATTTTATATGTGATCCTAATATCAAAAATGGATCATAGGCGATTTGTGCAATGCGATCAAATTGTCGATTTAAAAAAGAGTTCCATGATTTATATGGGTTTATCCTCTGCTCTAATCCGCCTTGGTTGTACCATGCTCATGGTTCGGTGAAACTGTTTGCACATAGAATTGCAGATAGCCCCGTTTTATTTTACCGTTTGTCTCTTTATGTTTGCTTCATACCATAAGTCTATAAATGAGAACGAGGCCGGACACCTCATTATTTTGGATGCATTACTTTTTAAGGCAATCTTGAAGCCTAggagggacggagggagtaatttataCTGGCTATATTATTTGCATGTCTCGAGATTAACTAATAATCGTATACAAGTTGGgttgaaatttgtttttttttctttcatgtTTGAAGGGCATTCTAACTCTGTTCTGGTTGCTTTTGGATGGTCAAATTTAGTATGGCTCAAAAAGGATCAAAGAAAACAAAGAGTGTTACCCCTCAAGTTGATGTGCACTATACTAGATACAAGAAAAGGAAAAGCCTTAACAATCAACCTGATATGATTAGTGATTTGCCTAAAGATGTATTATACAGAATCATTGAACGCTTACCTCTTCGTGATGCTGCAAGAATGTCTATTCTCTCACATAAATGGCAAAAGATTTGGGCTTCAACCCCCCATCTTGCTTTTGATACTCACTTCTTTACAAGGGTCCTTAAAAAGAAAGTACCTGAAGCCCATGAATTTCTCGAAATTGCGAGTAAAATACTTTTTCAACATGATGGTCCTATTCCAAAGTTGTCATTATGGGTTCCGGAACTGAAATCTTGTCCAGATGTTACTCACTGGATAGCGTTTCTTTCACGAACGGGTCTTAGAGAATTCGATCTTTGTAATAAGTACCGGACCCCTCTTAAGTTGAGCCCACATCTCTTCTCTTGTAAGGACTTGGAAAAGTTGATGCTTTATCGCTGCATATTCAGTCTTCCTCTTAATTTTAAGGGGTTTCCGAAGCTGACAAGCCTCAAGCTCTATGGAATCAACATAGTATACAACACACTCAAACATCTGATTGGAAGTTGCCCATTACTACAGAATTTAGTTTTAAAAGACTTTTCTGGTATGGAGAATAAACACATCATTGTTGATGCTCCAAACCTCAGAAACTTGGTTATTGATGGTGTGTTTGGTTCACTTGATGTTAAAGTTCCCGAGGATCTTGTTTCAGCCTCATTTGTTCTGCAGAAGTTAACAATAAATCGTCGTGAAGAGGAGAGTTCATATGATCTGATCAATGCTCTTGCAAATTCAAGTAGACTTGAATGGCTTTGTCTAGGAGGTCATATTTGTAAGGTGACTGCACAAATTTAAAAAAATGATGTGTAAATAGTTGATTCATAACTATTTCGCTTTTTTCTTAATCATGTGTGCTTCAAACATTTTGTGACTGCAGGTTTTGTTCGAATCATGCAGTCTTCCTAATACTTGTCAGAAATTGAAAAATCTGGAATTGCAGTCTCTCCATTTGGATGACCTTAATGATTTTTCTTCTGCGGTTAGCTGTTTACAGAGCTTTCCCAACATTGAAACACTTAATATCTCTGTAAGTAATTACACTCAGTATTTTTCTTTTCCgaaatgatttttttgtcaaatttggTAATTGTAGTTTACTTTTCAATGTAGCAATCTCAAAGTTTATATATCTCCCATTTTACAATTGTCAATAACAAAAGAAGTTGTTATTTTTCAGGTTAATACAAGCAAAAGTCTGGATGAACATGTGTTGGTATACAATCCTGACTGTACATTACACCACCTGCGTTGTGCTAAAATTGGAATTTGTAGTGGTTCTAGTACAGAGCTGAAGTTGATTGAGTTTTTGTTAGATTGCTCCCCTGTGCTTGAGAAATTATATATATCATTGACCATGCCCCTAAAGCAGAGCCGCCACTCAAGGATGACATCGCAGTTGAACCGGTTTCGTAGAGCATCACGAAAGGTAGAAGTTGTCTGTCCTGAGCGCAAAGTCTACCCAAAAGTTCCTGTATCAGTATCATTTCCTTCCTCTTCGTCTGCTCAACATATTACTATAGATTCCTCGTCCTCTGATGATACCTACTATTTATAGTTACATTTTCCTCATCAGTTTGTGTTTTTTATGTAGtgaattttgtgattttgtaGGTCTTGAATTTTGTGATCTGGATTAGTTTAATCATTTTGTTAACGATGTTCTGTATGTATTAGTAGTgatttagattagtttttgatttttaagTCTTGAACAAAAGATATGTTGTATTGGTTGGTAGATTTTCAAAAGGAAATAATAACTTCATTTTACCTAGTATGATCTATTAATTTTGATGGATTTAAAAGACCATACAATTTCTTATGCATTTATGCTTATGATTATACATGCAAGGATTCTCATTACATTTTTAGACAGATCGAATTGCATGCTATAGATTCTAGAAGCAGAAATTCCTGGAATTAAGTTACTTGCTACCTTTTACAGGAACACAATAGTAGTTAAACTGGCTAAGAAACCTTTTGACTAATACATTTAGTGGGCTATGAACTTATGAAGGCAGAACTACTTTCAAAGGAACGATTTCTTTAACAGCTCGAAATATGTAAACGTCCAAGGTTAGTGTTTGCTGGCTTTCCCCTGTATCTGCCAACTCTAGAACACAATAATCTTCTGTTTCCAAGTTATTTTCAAGCACAAACTGTGCCCACCCCTTGTTCAATGTGCACTGCACATTCCTGTGTTTGAGTGCTACTTTCCAGATCTTGGAATCGACCCTCAGCAAAATATCCTGAGACTCCTTAGAAAGGCAATGATCTGCAAAGTCTCTATTGATTGTCTGCATCATAAAATGTGTTAATTAATCCacaaattataattaaaattacttaGAAGCCTGTTAATTAGATCTTAtgtacaaagacatgccagtaTAAATAAGTGATGGACATGGCTCGGCCTCATCTTTATCATGCAAGAAGGCCGAGTTGTTGAGTGCTTGGAAGCCAAATGGAAAGCTCTCTCCTTATCCTTTTTTGTGATTGGTCTTCTGTTTGATTCATAGTACTTCCATTGCCGAGTCTTTGAATTAGTTCCTTTGccataaaaagaagaaaaagacagGTAAGTGAGAAAACAGAACAGAACTGGAAACCATCTTGAATTAAACATGCTTTTATACCTAGTTCTTGCTGGCTTTCCTCCTCATCCTCATCTTCATCCTCATCTTCATCCTCGGATAACAATGAAGTATTGTTTGTTTGTTGATTGGTGTTCTTAAACATGGTGCAACAGTTCTCATGACATAAGTCCCCGTCTTGTTCAACAAAGTGAGAGTCTTCTCTTTCACACCCAGTTTTATCAAATATCAGAACATCGAATAATGAATCCTTAACATGTTGGAACACTAGAAAGTTCCCTTCTTCTAGGCTGTGGTCCTTGACAAAATCTCTCCACCCATCTTGCAGTTGAATGTCCTCTCCTCTCTGTGCAAGAGCCGCAGTCCAGTAGTTTCCACTTGGACCTCGAAGAGTCATCTCTTTCGATAGTTTCTCTGTGTACTCATCTTTGAATTTCCTCGGAATTCTCTGTTGGAACATTCAATTCATATATAGAGTTAGGAAATGCATGTTTGCTAGTATTAAAATCTACATTTTCATTCTTAGTTAGAGGGGGATTTGTATAGTTTACCAGATAGTTGCGAAAGTCGCCTAGCATAACCTTGAAAAAATGATGTTTGTTATGAGGAAATACATTCCAGTATTGGTTTTTCCTCCACGTCTTGCATTTTGCACAAACATTTGCCATTTCTGTAAGTACAAGTGTAGAGTGAATTtcagagaaagagagagatggTGTGATTAAAATTATGAGATTATGAATACGAATAACATATACTTAAACTAATTTTGGCGTTGTTTGACTCAACTAAATTTGACTGAAATtaacttaactgaatttattTTGACTAAACTTAGCTTACCTGAAATTAGGAAAATAAAGTTTGCTTCTTCCTCCTTTGCTACCCCTTCACCCTTAAATTTGACGGCAAATAGTAACGAATGAAATGAAAGTctttaaaaaaagaaagagaaatagAAAAAGTTGTTTGCACTGTAATTCAGTAGGAGGCATTTTCTCTCATTCATATTGCTTCCGTCCTTTATTATTTGACTCATATATTCATGCACCAAAAGTGTTTTTCTTGTTAAGAGTTTGGTTGAGTGGTGAGACAAAAGTGGTTGAATCAAACAGTTAGTAAAAAGTTGTAGTTTACATGATAATTTTTAGTACGAGGACAATATTTTAGAGACATACCAACAAGTAATGGAAGGAGTAACAAACAACTTTGATGCAGCCTCTtgtccactctcaaatctctcaTAACAAAACTTACCGAGTCAACAATACTCCTAGTAGAAAGTATGTGTACAGTGTACAGTGTAGTACCTATATTACCATGGAGAATGTGGAAGAGAATGGGAATGCGGGGGCAGATTAGGGTGTTTAGTGTTTGTCGTCTTTTCTCAGGCTTGTATGTTTATTGTGTTGCTATTTTTTGATGGCCAAGTCTTTGAGTCTTTTGGTAGTTATTTCACACCTCCTACATGCACTCATGCACGGTTTACTCCATTGTTAGTTTGTTACAATCATGTTACAATTTTCACACAATTAttactgttccggtgttgtaaggatggaaacaatgggcttcgaatgaaggcccttttgtatgtgttgaagatcttgcttgtttgaatgagtagagtccgaattcacctgcacaagagcaaagtcattagcctcgggggtgtttccgaggaaagcccctccgatgcctaagtaagaacgatgctcggattctagagagaagttctctagaagagtagtcttaaggcgataaattggacgtaccttgaggtgtgagccttggcggcctatttatagtgtttgcacaataaatgcccataggtcatttattgctattgggccttgggccttaatggatggctgaatagccattggtaggtttgatgctgttgtttagagccattgggctttggacttagtggcccaattgagagtcaattgggagcccaaacaacatgcccccccagacccggtccatttagaattaaatgggtgggtttccagctgtcagaagtccgaaagttccctctcttttttgaaaagggatgatttgcattgatgacaagtgttgggagttgtattgtgttgtggagatcgtgggttgaggaagttgatgcgccccttttcttttctataaatacggggtgctttgctcttttcgaactttttactccttctttcaaacccattctctctctaaattccggcgatcgcagtgcaatttgtttcttcagatctacgaaattcggccaactttagacttcgggaacttgtgttgttcgttttatcggcgaattccgcttcggaaaaaggtaatttgtttctgaattctccttttttcttcgtttttccttctacccctcaatctcaaccctagaccgagaattcgcggccatggcaaagaataggggcaagagcaagttcgtcgttggctcctctagtgagagggagaacgtgccttcgggaaggttaccgaaaacttcgaggggtcggccttcggagaggccggtggagaggcgttcgactggttgggatgcttcaaaagatgatgttgtcggcgggtctagcgtgtctgaacgcgcaacttctggtaagaaagctggttcttcgggtgtgcgccgctcttaccctgagtttccagttcattggactgaagctgatccgcagggcaagtatgctccgattctgcatgagaccactaagatcgatggtcccttggaaaaatcggtcagtggtgactggttggtggaggcgaagctggggaactaccatcggagagccgaagagttatacggaatccagcacgccttggggtactggtgcgagcttcccgaccaggagcgtcctc
This sequence is a window from Spinacia oleracea cultivar Varoflay chromosome 1, BTI_SOV_V1, whole genome shotgun sequence. Protein-coding genes within it:
- the LOC110783993 gene encoding B3 domain-containing protein Os01g0723500-like isoform X1, with protein sequence MRDLRVDKRLHQSCLLLLPLLVEMANVCAKCKTWRKNQYWNVFPHNKHHFFKVMLGDFRNYLRIPRKFKDEYTEKLSKEMTLRGPSGNYWTAALAQRGEDIQLQDGWRDFVKDHSLEEGNFLVFQHVKDSLFDVLIFDKTGCEREDSHFVEQDGDLCHENCCTMFKNTNQQTNNTSLLSEDEDEDEDEDEEESQQELGTNSKTRQWKYYESNRRPITKKDKERAFHLASKHSTTRPSCMIKMRPSHVHHLFILTINRDFADHCLSKESQDILLRVDSKIWKVALKHRNVQCTLNKGWAQFVLENNLETEDYCVLELADTGESQQTLTLDVYIFRAVKEIVPLKVVLPS
- the LOC110783994 gene encoding F-box/FBD/LRR-repeat protein At1g13570-like isoform X2; the encoded protein is MAQKGSKKTKSVTPQVDVHYTRYKKRKSLNNQPDMISDLPKDVLYRIIERLPLRDAARMSILSHKWQKIWASTPHLAFDTHFFTRVLKKKVPEAHEFLEIASKILFQHDGPIPKLSLWVPELKSCPDVTHWIAFLSRTGLREFDLCNKYRTPLKLSPHLFSCKDLEKLMLYRCIFSLPLNFKGFPKLTSLKLYGINIVYNTLKHLIGSCPLLQNLVLKDFSGMENKHIIVDAPNLRNLVIDGVFGSLDVKVPEDLVSASFVLQKLTINRREEESSYDLINALANSSRLEWLCLGGHICKVLFESCSLPNTCQKLKNLELQSLHLDDLNDFSSAVSCLQSFPNIETLNISVNTSKSLDEHVLVYNPDCTLHHLRCAKIGICSGSSTELKLIEFLLDCSPVLEKLYISLTMPLKQSRHSRMTSQLNRFRRASRKVEVVCPERKVYPKVPVSVSFPSSSSAQHITIDSSSSDDTYYL
- the LOC110783993 gene encoding B3 domain-containing protein Os01g0723500-like isoform X2; its protein translation is MANVCAKCKTWRKNQYWNVFPHNKHHFFKVMLGDFRNYLRIPRKFKDEYTEKLSKEMTLRGPSGNYWTAALAQRGEDIQLQDGWRDFVKDHSLEEGNFLVFQHVKDSLFDVLIFDKTGCEREDSHFVEQDGDLCHENCCTMFKNTNQQTNNTSLLSEDEDEDEDEDEEESQQELGTNSKTRQWKYYESNRRPITKKDKERAFHLASKHSTTRPSCMIKMRPSHVHHLFILTINRDFADHCLSKESQDILLRVDSKIWKVALKHRNVQCTLNKGWAQFVLENNLETEDYCVLELADTGESQQTLTLDVYIFRAVKEIVPLKVVLPS
- the LOC110783994 gene encoding F-box/FBD/LRR-repeat protein At1g13570-like isoform X1, which codes for MVKFSMAQKGSKKTKSVTPQVDVHYTRYKKRKSLNNQPDMISDLPKDVLYRIIERLPLRDAARMSILSHKWQKIWASTPHLAFDTHFFTRVLKKKVPEAHEFLEIASKILFQHDGPIPKLSLWVPELKSCPDVTHWIAFLSRTGLREFDLCNKYRTPLKLSPHLFSCKDLEKLMLYRCIFSLPLNFKGFPKLTSLKLYGINIVYNTLKHLIGSCPLLQNLVLKDFSGMENKHIIVDAPNLRNLVIDGVFGSLDVKVPEDLVSASFVLQKLTINRREEESSYDLINALANSSRLEWLCLGGHICKVLFESCSLPNTCQKLKNLELQSLHLDDLNDFSSAVSCLQSFPNIETLNISVNTSKSLDEHVLVYNPDCTLHHLRCAKIGICSGSSTELKLIEFLLDCSPVLEKLYISLTMPLKQSRHSRMTSQLNRFRRASRKVEVVCPERKVYPKVPVSVSFPSSSSAQHITIDSSSSDDTYYL